From the genome of Streptacidiphilus sp. PB12-B1b:
CCCTGCTACGTGACTTTCGTACCAGGGGAGGGAACGTACATTCCAGTCGGGGAACGGGACTCCCCGCGGCGGGGAGGTACGGCGATGGCTGCTTGGCAGGGGGCGGAGCCCGACGGGGAGGGCCGCCGCGCGGACGCCCCGGAGCCCGACCCGGCACGGCCGGGGCCCGGTCGGCCGGACGGGCCCGGCCCGGCCGATCCGAGGCGCGGCCCGCGCGACCGCAGCGGGCTGCACCTGGTCCCGGCGGCGGATCCGCTGCCCGAGGACGACCCGGACGCACGCTCCGGCCCCGCCCTGGACCCGGTCCCCGGCCTCGACCCCGGCCTGGCCCCCGGCGTGCCCGGCGCCCCGGCCGTGCGCCCCGCACCGGCGCCGCCGGTCTGGCCGGGCAGCTGGCAGCCGCTGGGCGCGCGCTTCCACCTCGGCCCGGACGGCCGCCCGGGCACCAACTTCGCGCTGTGGGCGGCGGGCGCGGAGGCCGTCGAGCTGTGCCTGTTCGACGAGGACGGCCAGGAGAGCCGCCATCCGCTGGCGGAGCAGCACTTCCAGACCTGGCACGGCCACCTGCCGGGCGTGCTGCCCGGGCAGCGCTACGGCTTCCGGGTGCACGGCCGCTGGGATCCGTGGACCGGCGCGCGCTGGAACCCGGCCAAGCTGCTGCTCGACCCGTACGCCCGGGCCGTGGACGGCGGCTTCGTCCTGCACGACGCGGCCTACGGGCACGTCCGGGGCTGGCCGGAGCGGGACGTCGCCGACACCGTCCGCGACAACCGCGACTCCGCCCCGTACGCGCCCAAGGCGGTGGTGGTGCACGACGAGGACGACTGGTCCGACGACCGGCGGCCGAAGACCCCGTGGGCCGACACCGTCCTGTACGAGCTGCACGTCAAGGGCTTCACCAGACGGATGCCCGGCGTGCCCGAGCAGCTCCGGGGCACCTACGCCGGGCTGGCGCACCCGGCCGCCGTGGCCCACCTGGTCCGGCTGGGGGTGACCGCGGTGGAGCTGCTGCCGGTGCACCAGTTCGCCGACGAGGAGCACCTGCAGCAGCGGGGCCTGTCGAACTACTGGGGCTACAACACCATCGCCTTCTTCGCCCCGCACGGCGGCTACGCCGCCACCGGCACCCGGGGCCAGCAGGTCACCGAGTTCAAGCAGATGGTGCGGGCGCTGCACGCGGCCGGGATCGAGGTCATCCTGGACGTGGTCTACAACCACACCGCCGAGGGCGGCGAGTGCGGGCCGACGCTGTCGCTGCGCGGCATCGACAACGCCGGCTACTACCGGCTGCAGCCGCACAACCGGCGCGCCTACGCCGACTACACCGGCTGCGGCAACACCCTGGACACCACCCAGCCGCAGGTGCTGCGGCTGGTCCTGGACTCGCTGCGGTACTGGGTCAGCGAGATGGGCGTGGACGGCTTCCGGTTCGACCTGGCGGCGGCCCTGGCCCGCTCCCCGCACGAGGTGTCCATGGTCTCGCCGTTCCTGTCGGCGGTCTCCCAGGACCCGCTGCTGAGCCGGGTCAAGCTGATCGCCGAGCCCTGGGACGTGGGCCTCGGCGGCTACCAGGTCGGCAACTTCCCGCCGCTGTGGACCGAGTGGAACGACCGCTACCGGGACACCGTCCGGGACTTCTGGCGCGGCGCCAAACCGGACGTGCGGGAGCTCGGCGACCGGCTGGCGGGCTCCTCCGACCTGTACCGGCGCGGCGGGCGGCGGCCCTACGCGTCGGTCAACTTCGTCACCGCGCACGACGGCTTCACCCTGCGCGACCTGGTCTCCTACAACTCCAAGCACAACGAGGACAACGGCGAGGACAACCGGGACGGCAGCAACGACAACCGCTCCTGGAACTGCGGCGCCGAGGGCGAGACCGACTCCGCGCCGGTGAACGCGCTGCGGCGGCGGCAGCTGCGCAACCTGACCGCGACCCTGCTGCTCTCCACCGGCGTGCCGATGCTGGTCGCGGGCGACGAGATGGGCCGCACCCAGGGCGGCAACAACAACGCGTACTGCCAGGACAACCAGGTCGGCTGGATCGACTGGTCGCTGCGGGACGACCCGCGCTGGCGCTCGCTGCTCCAGCTGACCGCGCGGCTGATCCGGCTCCGCCGCGAGCACCCGGTGCTGCGCCAGCGCGCGTTCTTCTCCGGCCGCCCGGTCCACCCCGGCGGCGGCCTGCGCGACCTGGCCTGGTTCAACGCGCGCGGCCGGGAGATGACCGAGGCCGACTGGTACGCCCCGGGCGCGACCCTGGGCATGTTCCTGTCCGGCAAGGAGATGTCGGAACGCGATCCGATGGGGCGCGAGCTGAGCGACGAGAGCTTCCTGCTGGTGCTGCACGCGCACCACCGCTCCACCCGCTTCGTGCTGCCCGGCAGCCCCTGGGCACAGGAGTACGAGACGGTCGTGGACACCGCCCTGGAGGACCAGAGCCGAGCCCCGGGGACCCGCTCCCCCGCAGGCCAGGCCGTCACCGTGGCCGGCCGTTCGCTGCTGCTGCTGCGCGCCTGCGACGGGCCGGGGTGAGCCGCGGGCCGGATGCCGGCCCGGCGTGAACTTTCCGCGAGGGTGGTGCGTACTGGAGGCGTGGACCAGTCACCGGCGCACGACGCGGAGTTCGTGCGGACCCTCTACGCACGGTACGGACGCTCCGTGCTCGGGCGGGTGCTGCGCCTGGTCAACGGGGACTACCAGCGGTCGGAGGACATCGTGCAGGAGACCTTCCTGCGCGCCTGGCAGCACCGGGACTCGCTGGACGCCGACCGGGCCGGGCCCTGGCTGCACACCGTCGCGCACAACCTGGTGGTGTCCTCCTACCGCCGGGCGCAGGCCAGGCCGCCGGAGGCGCCGCTGCCGGACGACGGCCTGCCGGACGGCAGCGAGGCGGAGCTGGACCGGATGCTGGAGCGCTGGCAGCTGGTGGAGGCGATGCGGGTGCTCCGCCCGGAGCACCGCGAGGCGCTGATCGAGGTGTACTACCTGCGGCGTACCGTCGCGGAGACCGCGGAGCACCTGGGCGTGCCCCCGGGCACGGTGAAATCCCGCTGCTACTACGGCCTGCGGGCACTGCGCAACGTTCTCGAGGAGAAAGGGGTGACATCCCCATGACGACACCGTGCCGGGAGAGTGTGGCGCTGGGCGCCTACCTGCTCGGGGCCCTGGACCCCGAGGAGCGCAGGGCGGTGCAGGTGCACCTCGCCGACTGCCCGCACTGCCGCGCGGAGCTGCTGGAGCTGGCCCCGCTGCCGGGGCTGCTGCGGCACACCGCCTTCGAGGAGCTGCCGGAGAGCGCGGCCGCCGCCGAGTCGCTCAGCCCCGTCCGTGCGGAGCCCCGGGACGAGCAGCCGGTCCGGCAGCGGGCCGAGCCGCTCCCCGCCGACCCGGCGCCGCTGCGGCACCGCAGGCCGGGCCGGGGCCGCCTGGTCGCCGCGGGGCTCGGGCTGGCGGCGGCCGTCGCCGGGGTGGCGGTGTACGCCGCGGTCGCCCGGGACCAGTCGCCCGGCCGGGCGGTGGCCGCTGCGACCTGGCACGCCACCGACTCGGCCACGCACGTGTCGGCGACGGCCGCGGTGACCCCGGAGGTGTGGGGCACCCAGTTCCAGCTGAAGCTGACCGGGCTGCCGTCCGGCATCACCTGCCGGCTGGTGGTGCACGGCAGCGACGGGCGCAGCGAGACGGCGGGGACCTGGGGCTCCGGCTACTCGGCCTCGGCCTCGGTCCCCGCGTCCACCTCGATCAGCCCCTCGCAGATCACCGATCTGGACATCGTCTCGGGGACCGGCACGGTGCTGGTGCAGGTGCCGCCGGGCTGAGCCCGGCGGGCGCGGTCAGCGCTTGTCGCTGCGGGGGCGCTGCAGCACGAAGGTCTCCAGCGGCGCGATCGCCCCGTCCGGCTGGCTGACCGTGTAGTACGTGACGTGGATCCGGGTGGTGGCGCCGGGGTGGGTGCCCGGGTCCACGGTGAAGGCGGCGAAGCCGTAGGAGTGGTCCAGGTCGCGCACGCCGACCCAGGGCGCGCTCTCGTACACGTACGTGGGCGTCTTCTTGCCGTTGCTGCCGACCGCGCCGACGGCGGTGATCACCTTGGCCTGCGCGGGGACGAAGAACTCCTCGTTGGACGGCGAGGAGTTGCCGCCGCCGCCGAGCACCATGTGCACCGTCCCGGCGGAGGTGTCGATGACGTCGGTGGCGCTGGAGACCGGGTTGGGCGTCAGCGTCTCGCTGCCGGAGACCGTGCCGCGCACCGCCAGCGAGCGCTCGTAGTCGTGCTCGTGGCCGCAGACCACCAGGTCGACGCCGTAGCGGTCGAACAGCGGGCCCCACTGCTCGCGGACGCCGAGGTCGGCGCCGTTGGCGTTGCTGGAGCTGATGACCACCTGGTGCATGCAGACGACGATCCAGTCGATGTCCGTGTCGGCGCGGGCCTGGCGCAGGGTCTTCTCCAGCCAGATCCGCTGCGCGCCGCCGCTGTAGCCGGAGACGTAGGCGTCGCCCGCGTCCTGGAGTGCCACGTCGTCGTTCTGCAGGACCACGACCTGCACCGAGCCGACCGCGAAGGTGTACCACAGGCCCTGCAGCTCGGGGTCGGTCGAGCCGTTGCCGGGCAGCGCGAAGCGGGTCTGGTAGCCGGTGAAGCCGATCGGGCCGTTCTTCAGCTCGTTCTCGTGGTTGCCGGCGGCGGGCATCCACGGCCGGTAGCGGGCCGAGCGGGTGTTGTTGGCGTGGAAGCCCTGCCAGGTCCGCAGCCGGTCCGGGCTGATGTTGGCGTAGCACAGGTCGCCGTTGAGCAGGTGGAACAGCGGGTCCACCTGCTCGATCCCGGCGACGATGTCGGCGGAGGCCGGGGAGGCGATGCCGGAGGGGACGGCGGTGTAGCCGCCGCTGCCGTTGGGCTGCCAGGTGGTGATCGGCACGGCCTGGTCGCCGAAGCTGGTGAAGGTGAAGGCGGTGCGGCCGCGCGGCGCGGTGCGGAAGGTCCCGGCGTCGGGGCGGGCGCCGTCGTGCATGGCGGCGTAGGTGTAGTAGGTGTCCGGGTCGAGCCTGGTCAGCCGGGCGTGGTGGACGTACACCACGCGGTTGCTCTCGCCGTCGGTGTAGGTGACGGTCTCGGCGGCGACGGTGCGGCCGTGGCCGCCCTCGGCGGTGCCGTAGCGGACGCGCGGGTTGCGGACGTCGCCGTCGGTGGTCCAGGAGACCGACATCTGGCTGGTCGGGTCGGCGCCGAAGGTCAGGTGCAGGCCCTCGACGGCGGGCGCGCCGAGCACCTCGGGGCGGGTCAGCAGCAGCGGCGAGCCGGCGGGCGCGGTGGCGCCCGGGGCGGCGGTCGGCGCGGCGGAGGCGGCCTGCGCATTGCCCAGCAGGGCGGGCGCGGCCAGGCTGAGCGCCCCTCCGACGCCCGCGAGCCGGAGCGCGGAGCGGCGGTCCACGCCCTGCGGGGCATCCGGGGTCGAACTGCCGGTCTGGTCGCTCATGGGGGTCTCCCGAGGTGTCGGCACTGGTGCGGGACACGCTAGGGGTCGTCGACTCCCCTCGGATGAACGGGAACTGACGTCAACTTGAACCACTGCGCGGCCATGTGGACGCCGGATGGAGAGCTGCGGCCGGAAAACCAGATGAGGGCTGTCGGTGGTCCGCCGTACGCTCACAGACGATGCCCGACAACCCGCCGCCTGCTTCCGGGCCACAGCCCGGGGGCCGACCCGTGCCGCCGACACCGTCCATACCGGAACCAATAGCTCCGGAGACCCCGGATGCGACAGAACCGGACGTAACCGCCATGACTGAGCCGCTCGCCCTGCCCGACACCCCCGACGCCGACTCCCCCCGCCCGGACGCCGCCGAAGCCTCCGCGGACGCTCCCGCTGACCTTGCTGCGGACGGTTCCCCGGCCGCCGCGCCCGCCGCCGACGAGCGCGGGCACTCCACCGTGCGCTCGCTGCTGCGCATCTGGCCCTACGCCCGGCCGGTCCGCTGGTACCTGGTCGCGTCCACCCTCTGCGCGCTGGTCGCCTCGCTCGCCGGGCTGGTCATCCCGCTGGTCCTGAAGCAGATCGTGGACGGCCCGATCGGGCACCACGACGTCGCCGGGCTGTGGTGGCCGTCCGCGCTGCTGCTCCTGCTGGGCCTGGCCGAGGCGCTGTTCTTCGGGCTGCGGCGGCTGTCCGTGGCCCGCCCGTTGTCGAACGTCGAACGCACCATGCGCGCCGACCTGTACGCCCGGCTGCAGCGGCTCCCGGTGAGCTTCCACGACCGCTGGGCCTCCGGGCAGCTGCTGTCCAGGGCGACGTCGGACATGTACACCATCCGGCTGTTCCTCGCCTTCCCGCTGGTCTTCCTGATCGTCAACTCGATGGTGTTCGTGGTCGGGATAGGCATCATGTTCGCGCTGGACTGGCAGCTCGGCCTGATCGCGGTCGTCCCGGCGATGCCGCTGATCATGCTGTGCGCCTACTTCGAGCGCCGCTATTCGGTCGCCGCCCGGCTGGCCCAGGACCAGAACGGCGACCTGGCCACCATCGTCGAGGAGTCCGTGCTGGGCATCCGCATCCTGAAGGCGTTCGGGCGGCACCGGACCATGGCCCGGCGCTTCCACGACCAGGCGGTGCTGCTGCGCGGCACGGAGCTGCACAAGGCCCGGCTGCTGGGCAACCTCTGGGCGATCATCGTCGGCCTGCCCGAGGTCGCCCTGGCCTGCTCGCTGGCGGTCGGCGTGGTGCAGGTCGCCCACGACCACACCACCGCCGGGACGCTGGTGGCCTTCCTGTCCACCGCGCTGGCGCTGCGCTGGCCGGTGGAGTCGCTGGGCTGGCTGCTGGCCTACAGCAACGAGGCGGCGACCGCTACCGACCGCTTCTTCGAGGTGATGGACACCCCCGCCGTCGAGGCGGACAAGGCCCCCGAGGCGCTTGAGGCCCTCGAGGCCGCAGCCGCCGCACCGGGCGCGTCCCGCGACGGCATCCGCTTCCAGGACGTGCGCTTCCGCTACCCGGACGCCCCGGACGACTCCCCGGACCTGCTGCGCGGAGTGGACCTGCACATCAGGCCCGGCGAGACCATGGCCCTGGTCGGCACCACCGGCAGCGGCAAGACCACCCTCACCGCGCTGCTCCCCCGGCTGTACGACAGCACCTCCGGCCGGATCACCCTGGACGGCGCCGACATCACCGACCTGCCCCGGAGCGAGCTGCGCCGCCTGGTGTCGGTGGCCTTCGAGGAGCCCACCCTGTTCTCCGCCTCGGTCCGGGAGAACGTGCTGATGGGCGCCCCGGACGCGGACGAGGGCGCGCTCCAGCAGGCGCTGGACACCGCGCAGGCCGATTTCGTCCGCTCCCTGCCGCAGGGCCCGGACACGCAGGTCGGCGAGCAGGGCCTGAGCCTGTCCGGCGGCCAGCGGCAGCGCCTGGCGCTGGCCCGCGCCGTCGTCGGCTCCCCCGAGTTCCTGGTCCTGGACGACCCGCTGTCCGCGCTGGACGTCCACACCGAGGCCCTGGTCGAGCAGGCGCTGCGGCGCGTCCTCGCCGACACCACCGCGCTGATCGTGGCCCACCGGCCCAGCACGGTGCTGCTCGCCGACCGGGTCGCGCTGCTGGTGGACGGCAGGATCGAGGCCGTGGGCGAGCACCACGCGCTGCTCGACAGCTGCCCGGCCTACCGCGAGCTGATGTCCGGGGACCTCGCCGCCGCCGGCACGCACGGCGGCGACGCATGAGCGACCGAGCCACCCTGACCGACCGACACCCGAGCCAGAAGGAGACCGACGTGGACGCGGAAACGCTGGACACCGTCGCCGCCGACCCCGGGAGTCCCACCGCCGGGGACGCCCGGACCGAGGACCCGACCGCGCCCGCCGCAGCCGCAGCCGTGCCCGCAGCCGCGCCCGAGAATGCCCCGCCGGCCGAGGGCGAGGACATCCCGGTCCCGCCCGGCGCGCCGAGGGCGCTGCTGGGCTCGCTGCTGGGCCCGCACCGCACCCGGGTGATCATCGCCGTCCTCATGATCGGCCTCCAGCAGGCCGCGCTCCAGGTCGGCCCATTGCTGGTGTCGGTCGCCATCGACCGGGCCATCCCGGCCCTGCGCGCCCACGACTGGGGCCCGCTGATCGCGCTCACCTCGGCGTACCTGGGCTGCGCCGCGCTGGCGACGCTGCTGCAGCGCGCGTACATCCGGCTGTCCGGCCGGATCAACCAGGACATCCTGCTCGACATGCGGCAGCGGATCTTCCGTCACGCGCAGCTGCTCAGCCTGGACTTCCACGAGCGGTACACCTCCGGCCGGATCATCTCCCGCGCCACCAGCGACGTCGACGCGGTGCGCGAGCTGCTGAACGAGGGCATGGAGGAGCTGCTGTCCATGGCCCTGCAGATCCTGTACATCAGCGCCCTGCTGATCTACCTGGACTGGCGGCTCGGACTGGTCTCCATCGCCTCGTTCATCCCAGTGATGCTGCTGCAGCGCGCCTACCGGCGCCGCTCCCAGGGCATCTACCGGCTCTCGCGGACGGCGGCGGCCACCGTCATCGTGCGCTTCACCGAGACCATGAACGGCATCCGCCCGGTGCAGGCGTTCCGCCGCGAGGAGGCCAACGAGGCCGCCTTCGGCGAGGTCAACGCCGCCTACACCAAGTCCAACGCGGACAGCATGCTGTCCATGGCGCGGTTCGTGGCCGGCTCGCGGGCCACCGCCAACGTCTGGATCACCGGCATGGTGCTCTGGAGCGCCTACCTGGTCTCGACCCGCTCGCTGGAGCTGGGCGTGCTGGCGGCCTTCGTGCTCTACCTGCGCCGCCTGTACGACCCGATCGACCAGCTGGCGATGTTCGTCAACAGCTACCAGTCGGCCGCCGCCGCCCTGGAGAAGATCGCCGGGCTGCTGGCCCACGAGCCCTCCGTGCCGGAGGCGAGCGAGCCGACGCGGCTGCCCGTCCGGCCCGAGGGTGCGCAGGCCGGCCGCGAGATCCTCTTCGCGGACGTGGACTTCACCTACCGCACCGGCAAGCAGGTGCTGCCCCGCTTCGACCTGCGGATCCCCGCCGGCCAGAGCGTGGCCGTGGTCGGCGCCACCGGCGCGGGCAAGTCCACCCTGGCCAAGCTGCTGGCCCGGTTCTACGACCCGTCCGGCGGCCGGGTGCTGCTGGACGGCGTGGACCTGCGCGAGCTGAGCACCCCGGATCTGCGCGCGGGCGTGGTGATGGTCACCCAGGAGTCCTTCCTGTTCTCCGGGACGGTCGCCGACAACATCGCCATCGGCCGCCCTGGGGCCGCCCGGGAGGAGGTCGAGGCCGCTGCCAAGGCCATCGGCGCGCACGGCTTCATCAGCGAGCTGCCGGACGGCTACGACACCGACGTCCGCAAGCGCGGCGGCCGGATCTCGGCCGGGCAGCGCCAGCTGGTCGCCTTCGCCCGGGCGCTGCTGGCCGACCCGTCGGTGCTGATCCTGGACGAGGCCACCTCCTCCCTGGACGTCCCGGGCGAGCGCGCGGTCCAGGAGGCCATGCGCACCGTCCTGGCCGGCCGCACCGCCGTGATCATCGCCCACCGGCTCTCCACCGTGGAGATCGCCGACCGGGTCCTGGTCATGGAACAGGGCCGCATCGTCGAGGACGGCACCCCCGCCGACCTCATCACCGGCACCGGCCGCTTCAGCCGCCTCCACGAAGCCTGGCGCGACAGCCTGGTCTAGGCCCACTGGCCCGCGACAGGACGCCGCCCCCCGGCGTGATCATTACGCTCGCCGGGGGCGGCCTGGGAGGTGTGTTTCATGCAACGCTCCGGGCTGCAGCGAGTTCCCGCTCCAAGGGGACGACGGTGCAGCCGCGGAGGAGTCTGACCATCTGGGAGGCGAGGACCCAGGCTGCCGAGGGGTCGTGGTAGCCGACCATCGCGGCGCCTCTCACCTGTGCGTAGGGGCCGGTCGGTGAGGGGCCGTAGCAGGCGCCGTAGACGCCCCAGGGGCGTGGGTCCGCGACCCGGATGGCGATGAACGACCCGCTCAGGTGCGGGCACATTCGGCCGGCGATTTCCGCGCACGGCAGGCACAGCGGCGGATGCGTCGCACCGACGCTCTCGGGCCAGCCGCGCCCTTCGACGGCGCGGTCGTCGTGCAGCAGCCACAGCCACCCCTCAGCGGTCCGCGACGCGGGACCGGCACAGACCTGGCACAGCAGACGCTCCATCACCCGCCGCTGCCTCCGCGCGTGCACCCGGTTGTAGACGGGCCGACCCCGGCCGGGGCTGATGCCGGTCCGAGGCCAGAGCACCCCGTGGGCGTCGCGGTCGCCGGGCACTTCGTCGGGAAAGGCGATGCCCCGACCGGGTAACGCCAGCAGCGGCGTGCCGGTCCTCTCCTCCGACTGCCACGCGGCGATGTAAGGAACGACGTCGGGCCGTGCCATGGGCACATGTGACTGCCCATCGGACCGGATCGGCGTACGGGCCACGGATACCTCCTAGCTCACCGGCACTCGCCGGTTGCGGACAGACTGCTTCCAATCGGCTAGGAGTTGGAATGCTCCACGTCGAAGATCTCGCGCATCGAAACCGGCCAGGGCCTCGCCAAGCGCATGGAGATCGAGAAGATGCTCGACCTCTACCGGGTGAGCGATCAAGGCGCCGTGGCCACCATCATGGACATCCACCGCCGGGCAGCCGAGACGGGCTGGTGGGAGCAGGACGAGTTCGAGGCGGTGTTCCCCTCGGGGCTGGGCGTGTACGTCGGTCTGGAATACGACGCCAGACTGGTCCAGAGCTGGGAGATCGCCTACGTCCCCGGACTGCTCCAGACCGAGGCCTACTCACGCGCGGTGCTGAGCAGCAGTCGGCTCGGCCGACCCGACGAGGTCGAACAGCTCGCGGAAGCCCGTGCCCGGCGACAGCAGCGCCTCACTGCCGCCAAAGACCCCCTGGAACTCTGGGCCGTGGTCGACGAGTCCGTGTTCCTGCGGCCCATCGGCGGCGTGAAGGTCATGCGCGAGCAGATCGCCCACCTGCTCGACATGGCGGAACTGCCCACAGTGAATGTCCAGGTGTGCCCTTTGGCCAAGGGGGCGCATCTTGGTCTGCTGGGACCGTTCACCATCCTGGAGTTCGGCCCTTCCGATCCGCGTGTCGTCTACGTGGAGGGGCCGTCGGGCAATCTGTTCGTCGAACGGGACGCCCAGGTCCGTCGGTTCGTCGGGACCTACAGTTCGCTACAGGCCGCAGCGCTCGATCCCCTGGAATCAGCGGCCCTGCTGCGGCATGCCGCAAAGGAGAAATAGCCACCATGAGCATCAACTTCGACTCGCTGAACTGGTTCAAGGCCACCGCCAGCGGCCAGAACGGCGCCTGCGTCGAGATCGCGCACCTCGCGGACGGAGGCGTCGCGCTCCGCGACTCGAAGGACCGGGCACTGGCGCCCCACGTCTACACCGCACAGGAGTGGGACGCGTTCCTCGACGGTGCGCGGAAGGGCGAGTTCGACCGCCCGCAGCCCTAGGGACCTGCCATGCAGCGGCCCGGCGCCGCCCACGGGTGCGCCGGGCCACCGAGAGGTGAGGATCGACTGAGATGCCGGGGGACGACGAGGACGGCTTCGACCGGCGTCCGCTGCACGAGCGGATCGCTGCGGAGTTGCGGGACGAGATCCTGGGCGGGGAGTTGGAGCCCGGTGCCAGTCTGCCGTCGACGGCGCGGCTGACGGAGCGGTTCCGGGCGTCCAACGCCACCGTGCAGAAGGCCGTGCAGGTGCTCAAGGACGAACGGCTGGTGGTCGGGCGCGCGGGGGCGGCGGTGACGGTCCGGGCGCACCGGCAGCAGACCGTGCGGCCTGCCGACTTCGGGCGGCCGGCCGGGCCGGGCGAGCCGTACCGGTGGCTGACCGAGGCGGAGAGGCAGGGCAGGCGTCCGAGCATCCGGCTGGTGGAGGTCGCCGAGGCCAGGCCGTCGCGGGACGCGGCGGTGGCGCTGGGGCTGGCCGATGACGGAACCGCGGTGATGAGGCGCCAGATCCTCTCCCACGACGGCGATCCGATGGAGATGGTCACCTCGTACTACCCGCTCGACCTGGCCCAAGGGACCGCCCTGGCCGAGGCCCGGAGGGTTCCCGGCGGCACACCGGTGCTGCTGGCCGGGCTGGGCTACCCGCCGCTGCGCACGGTGGACCGGGTGTCCGCTCGGGTTCCCACCCAGCAGCAGTACGAGGCGCTGCGGCTGCCCAGCGATCTGCCGGTGCTACGGACGCTGCGGGTGGTGTACAGCGTGGGCGATCGGCCGATCGAGGTCACCGTGATGGTGAAGGCGAGCCATCTGTACGAGCTGCAGTACGAGTTCGACTGACAGCGGGGGCACCGGCGGGTTCGCCGGGCCGGACGGGCGAGTCCCCGGGGGGCGGGTGCCCTCCGGGGACTCGTTCGGGGCGTCGGCCGGGTCAGCGCAGGAGGCCGGAGTCCATGCCGGGGGTTTCCGGGGGCACGGCGATCAGGCCGGTCTCGGTGCCGGACGCGAGCAGGCGGTGCGCCGGGAGGATGCGGACGGTGTAGCCGAAGGGGCCGGTGCGGCCCAGTTCCAGCGGGCCCTCGTAGCGCCAGCGGCCGTCCAGGTCGGCGCGGTCGGCGGCCTTGAGGGAGACGGCACTGGCGTCGGTGATCCGGTCCGCGTCGTCCACCCGGCCGGAGACCACCTGCACGTCCACGTCGGCCGGGTCGAGCCCGTCCAGCGAGACGTGGACCCGCAGCGCCAGGGTGCTGCCCAGCTCGGGGGCGTCCGCCGCGCCGCCGACCTCGACGTGTTCGACCCTGACCTGCGACCAGGCACCGCGGACGCGGCGCTTCCAGTCCGCCAGCTCCCGGGCTCCGGCGTAGGGAACGGCCTCGGCGCCGCCGGCCCCGGCCCCGGCCTCGCCGTGGGCGAGGGTGCGGTGCGCCTCCGCCGCCGGGGTGTACAGCCGTTCGATGTACTCCCGGACCATGCGCCCGGCCAGGACCTTGGGGCCGAGCGTGACCAGGGTGTGCCGGACCATCCCGATCCAGCGCCGGGGCAGGTCGTCCGCGCCCCGGTCGTAGAACCGCTGGGCGACCTGGTGCTCCAGCAGGTCGTACAGGGCCGCGGCCTCGACGTCGTCGCGGCGCTCGGCGTCCGGGCCCTCGGGCTCGGTGCTGATGCCCTCGGCGGTCGGGATGGCCCAGCCGTTGTTGCCGTCGAACCACTCGTCCCACCAGCCGTCGAGCACCGAGAGGTTCAGCGCGCCGTTCAGCGCGGCCTTCATCCCGGAGGTGCCGCAGGCCTCCAGCGGGCGCAGCGGGTTGTTCAGCCAGACGTCACACCCGGGATAGAGGGTGGCGGCCATGTCCATGTCGTAGTCGGGCAGGAAGATGATGCGGTGCCGCACCGCCGGGTCGTCCGCGAACTTCACCATCTCCTGGATCAGCCGCTTGCCGCCGTCGTCGGCGGGGTGGGCCTTTCCGGCGACGACGATCTGGATCGGCCGGGTCGGGTGCAGCAGCAGGGCGCGCAGCCGTTCCGGGTCGCGCAGCATCAGCGTCAGCCGCTTGTACGAGGGCACCCGGCGGGCGAAGCCGATGGTGAGGACGTCCGGGTCCAGTATGTCGGCGACCCAGCCCAGCTCGGCCTCGCTGGCGCCGCGCTGCCGCCAGGAGGCCCGGACCCGCTCGCGGGCGTCGTCCACCAGCTGGGTGCGCAGCCGGCGGCGCAGCTCCCAGATCTCCTGGTCGCCGATGGCCTCGATGCCGGACCAGCGGCGGTCCTCGCCGATGACCATGGCGTCGTCGGTGCGCTCCGCGCCGAGGTGGCGGGCTCCGAGC
Proteins encoded in this window:
- a CDS encoding sigma-70 family RNA polymerase sigma factor, encoding MDQSPAHDAEFVRTLYARYGRSVLGRVLRLVNGDYQRSEDIVQETFLRAWQHRDSLDADRAGPWLHTVAHNLVVSSYRRAQARPPEAPLPDDGLPDGSEAELDRMLERWQLVEAMRVLRPEHREALIEVYYLRRTVAETAEHLGVPPGTVKSRCYYGLRALRNVLEEKGVTSP
- a CDS encoding metallophosphoesterase family protein, translated to MSDQTGSSTPDAPQGVDRRSALRLAGVGGALSLAAPALLGNAQAASAAPTAAPGATAPAGSPLLLTRPEVLGAPAVEGLHLTFGADPTSQMSVSWTTDGDVRNPRVRYGTAEGGHGRTVAAETVTYTDGESNRVVYVHHARLTRLDPDTYYTYAAMHDGARPDAGTFRTAPRGRTAFTFTSFGDQAVPITTWQPNGSGGYTAVPSGIASPASADIVAGIEQVDPLFHLLNGDLCYANISPDRLRTWQGFHANNTRSARYRPWMPAAGNHENELKNGPIGFTGYQTRFALPGNGSTDPELQGLWYTFAVGSVQVVVLQNDDVALQDAGDAYVSGYSGGAQRIWLEKTLRQARADTDIDWIVVCMHQVVISSSNANGADLGVREQWGPLFDRYGVDLVVCGHEHDYERSLAVRGTVSGSETLTPNPVSSATDVIDTSAGTVHMVLGGGGNSSPSNEEFFVPAQAKVITAVGAVGSNGKKTPTYVYESAPWVGVRDLDHSYGFAAFTVDPGTHPGATTRIHVTYYTVSQPDGAIAPLETFVLQRPRSDKR
- a CDS encoding anti-sigma factor, translating into MTTPCRESVALGAYLLGALDPEERRAVQVHLADCPHCRAELLELAPLPGLLRHTAFEELPESAAAAESLSPVRAEPRDEQPVRQRAEPLPADPAPLRHRRPGRGRLVAAGLGLAAAVAGVAVYAAVARDQSPGRAVAAATWHATDSATHVSATAAVTPEVWGTQFQLKLTGLPSGITCRLVVHGSDGRSETAGTWGSGYSASASVPASTSISPSQITDLDIVSGTGTVLVQVPPG
- the glgX gene encoding glycogen debranching protein GlgX: MAAWQGAEPDGEGRRADAPEPDPARPGPGRPDGPGPADPRRGPRDRSGLHLVPAADPLPEDDPDARSGPALDPVPGLDPGLAPGVPGAPAVRPAPAPPVWPGSWQPLGARFHLGPDGRPGTNFALWAAGAEAVELCLFDEDGQESRHPLAEQHFQTWHGHLPGVLPGQRYGFRVHGRWDPWTGARWNPAKLLLDPYARAVDGGFVLHDAAYGHVRGWPERDVADTVRDNRDSAPYAPKAVVVHDEDDWSDDRRPKTPWADTVLYELHVKGFTRRMPGVPEQLRGTYAGLAHPAAVAHLVRLGVTAVELLPVHQFADEEHLQQRGLSNYWGYNTIAFFAPHGGYAATGTRGQQVTEFKQMVRALHAAGIEVILDVVYNHTAEGGECGPTLSLRGIDNAGYYRLQPHNRRAYADYTGCGNTLDTTQPQVLRLVLDSLRYWVSEMGVDGFRFDLAAALARSPHEVSMVSPFLSAVSQDPLLSRVKLIAEPWDVGLGGYQVGNFPPLWTEWNDRYRDTVRDFWRGAKPDVRELGDRLAGSSDLYRRGGRRPYASVNFVTAHDGFTLRDLVSYNSKHNEDNGEDNRDGSNDNRSWNCGAEGETDSAPVNALRRRQLRNLTATLLLSTGVPMLVAGDEMGRTQGGNNNAYCQDNQVGWIDWSLRDDPRWRSLLQLTARLIRLRREHPVLRQRAFFSGRPVHPGGGLRDLAWFNARGREMTEADWYAPGATLGMFLSGKEMSERDPMGRELSDESFLLVLHAHHRSTRFVLPGSPWAQEYETVVDTALEDQSRAPGTRSPAGQAVTVAGRSLLLLRACDGPG